Proteins from a single region of Mucilaginibacter daejeonensis:
- a CDS encoding HEPN domain-containing protein, with product MQSFRTELENPIVEKDIIDLEKKIRAFREGKIHDEKFRSLRLARGVYGQRQPGVQMVRIKLPFGKVTFKQLLRIADIADEYGSGNLHLTTRQDIQIHYVSLDRTPELWAKLEQDDITLREACGNTVRNVTASPASGIDPAEPFDVSPYAQAMFEYFLRNPICQEMGRKFKISFSSSEADTGFSYIHDLGFIPKLVGDQRGFKVMLGGGLGAQPALAHIVHEFLPEDEIIPYTESIIRVFDRYGERNNRNKARLKFLVAKIGIDELLRLAAIEKTANKVKTFKIDRDTVPQPAPPTGQVADVSIANPLKYEQWLATNVFEQKQSGFYGVYVKVPVGDIHTPEARRLVDGIRGLVADEIRVTQNQGLLLKYARKEALPALFNALNELQLAEPGFDSVADVTTCPGTDTCNLGISNSMTLSRVLEDVIYNEYEDLIYNRDIKIKISGCMNSCGQHGLAHIGFHGSSLKADKRVLPSVQVLLGGGTVGDGIGRAAEKVIKIPAKRATHVLRAVLDDYQTNAVSQETFHNYYDSKGKDYFYQLLKPLADLTTLTDDEFVDWGHEETFATAIGVGECAGVIIDLVATLLFEAEEKLGWGKEAFAEGRWADAIYHSYNTFISSAKALLLDKNINTSTQSGVIKEFDTNYVSTGLVQLPVSFNDLVLQINQNEPSEAFATAYMKSAEEFLTEMKAEREGLKA from the coding sequence ATGCAGAGTTTTAGGACCGAATTGGAGAACCCGATCGTAGAGAAGGATATCATTGATCTTGAGAAAAAGATCAGGGCCTTTCGCGAGGGTAAGATCCACGACGAAAAATTCAGAAGCCTGCGCCTTGCGCGCGGTGTATATGGCCAACGCCAGCCCGGAGTACAAATGGTACGTATCAAGCTGCCGTTCGGCAAAGTTACCTTTAAACAGTTATTACGCATTGCCGATATTGCCGACGAGTACGGCAGTGGCAACCTGCACCTCACCACCCGCCAGGACATCCAGATACATTATGTGAGTTTGGACCGCACCCCTGAGCTTTGGGCCAAACTGGAGCAGGATGACATTACCCTGCGTGAGGCTTGCGGTAACACCGTACGTAATGTGACGGCCTCCCCTGCTTCGGGCATTGACCCGGCCGAGCCGTTTGACGTTTCGCCGTATGCTCAAGCCATGTTCGAATACTTTTTACGTAACCCGATCTGTCAGGAAATGGGTCGTAAGTTCAAAATATCGTTCTCCTCGAGCGAGGCCGATACCGGTTTCAGTTATATACACGATCTGGGCTTTATCCCTAAACTGGTAGGCGATCAGCGCGGTTTTAAAGTGATGTTAGGCGGCGGACTTGGTGCCCAACCGGCCTTAGCACACATCGTGCATGAGTTTCTACCTGAGGACGAGATCATTCCTTATACTGAATCGATCATTCGTGTGTTCGATCGCTATGGCGAACGCAATAATCGTAACAAGGCCCGCCTTAAATTTCTGGTGGCCAAGATAGGCATCGATGAGTTGCTGCGCCTGGCCGCTATCGAAAAAACGGCTAACAAGGTCAAGACCTTTAAGATCGACCGCGATACCGTTCCTCAACCTGCCCCACCTACCGGCCAGGTAGCGGACGTAAGCATTGCCAACCCTCTTAAATATGAGCAGTGGTTGGCCACCAACGTGTTCGAGCAAAAGCAAAGTGGTTTTTACGGCGTGTACGTAAAAGTGCCCGTTGGCGATATTCATACTCCTGAGGCCCGCCGTTTGGTGGATGGTATCCGCGGATTGGTGGCCGACGAGATACGCGTTACCCAAAATCAGGGCTTGTTATTAAAGTATGCTCGTAAAGAGGCGTTACCTGCATTATTCAATGCCTTGAACGAGCTGCAACTGGCCGAACCGGGTTTTGACAGCGTGGCCGATGTGACCACCTGCCCTGGTACAGATACTTGTAACTTAGGCATCTCTAACAGCATGACGCTATCGCGCGTGTTGGAAGATGTGATCTATAACGAATATGAGGACCTGATCTACAACCGCGATATCAAGATCAAGATCAGTGGTTGCATGAACTCCTGCGGTCAGCATGGTTTGGCGCATATAGGTTTTCACGGCAGTTCGTTAAAGGCCGATAAACGTGTGCTGCCTTCTGTACAGGTTTTATTGGGCGGGGGCACCGTGGGCGACGGCATTGGCCGTGCTGCCGAAAAGGTGATCAAGATACCTGCCAAGCGTGCAACGCATGTATTGCGCGCCGTTCTGGACGATTATCAAACCAACGCTGTAAGCCAGGAGACCTTCCATAACTATTATGACAGCAAAGGTAAGGACTATTTTTACCAGCTATTGAAGCCACTGGCCGATCTGACCACTCTTACCGATGATGAATTTGTGGACTGGGGTCATGAAGAGACCTTTGCCACCGCCATTGGCGTTGGTGAGTGTGCCGGCGTGATAATCGATCTGGTGGCCACGCTACTGTTCGAGGCTGAAGAAAAACTGGGCTGGGGCAAGGAGGCCTTTGCCGAAGGTCGTTGGGCCGATGCCATTTATCATAGTTACAATACCTTCATCAGCAGTGCTAAAGCATTGTTGTTAGATAAGAATATCAATACCAGCACCCAAAGCGGTGTGATCAAAGAGTTCGATACTAATTATGTGAGTACCGGGTTGGTACAACTACCGGTGTCATTTAATGACCTGGTATTGCAGATCAACCAGAACGAACCATCAGAGGCCTTTGCTACCGCATACATGAAAAGCGCCGAAGAATTTTTGACCGAAATGAAAGCCGAGCGCGAGGGGCTTAAAGCATGA
- a CDS encoding ferritin, whose protein sequence is MKDIMRVKCLLSADIETLLNQQIKKEAHSSAMYLAMASWCNQNGFDYSSDYFFKQSDEERFHQLKLFKYVLDMGGSAISPDVSGIRQEYSSLREVFEEALEAEIAITQSFKVIAANCLKEQDFVTFEFLNWFMKEQREEEYKARRALELFEVIGEEGTGLWEIDKHVNKIKYDSETAGE, encoded by the coding sequence ATGAAAGATATTATGCGAGTGAAGTGCCTGTTATCTGCCGATATAGAGACACTTTTGAACCAACAGATAAAGAAAGAGGCCCATTCATCAGCTATGTACCTGGCCATGGCCTCATGGTGTAACCAAAACGGTTTTGATTATTCATCTGACTACTTTTTTAAACAGTCGGACGAGGAGCGTTTTCACCAATTAAAGCTTTTCAAATATGTATTGGATATGGGCGGCAGCGCCATATCACCAGATGTGAGCGGCATCAGGCAAGAATACTCTTCATTGCGTGAGGTATTTGAAGAGGCTTTGGAGGCCGAGATCGCCATCACTCAATCATTCAAAGTGATCGCTGCCAACTGCTTAAAGGAGCAGGATTTTGTGACCTTTGAATTCCTGAACTGGTTCATGAAAGAGCAACGCGAAGAGGAATACAAAGCCCGTCGTGCGCTGGAACTGTTCGAGGTTATTGGCGAAGAAGGCACCGGCCTTTGGGAGATCGACAAGCACGTCAATAAGATCAAATACGACAGCGAGACCGCCGGCGAATAA
- a CDS encoding cryptochrome/photolyase family protein, with amino-acid sequence MPKTLRLILGDQLNSAHSWLQHTNDEATYLMLEIMQEQEYVMHNVQKILAFFGAMRNFAHHLTKAGHRVIYLNLDDQGNEQDLEKNIKKIIKKEKIELFEYQLPDEYRLDEQLKDICKGLNINTGVADTEHFLTERMEVHDFFGGKKRYLMENFYRHMRSKNHILMHGDEPEGDRWNFDADNRNKYDGKVPLQDALRFDHDVSSLKKMIDKMGVKYFGGFDEEHLPWPLSRQEALKVLEYFCEHLLPHFGTYEDAMLQEHSSLFHSRISFAQNVKLISPAEIVGKVISHYQSNKNKISLAQVEGYIRQVIGWREFMRGVYWAHMPGYDQKNFFGHKTEIPHWFWDGKTKMNCLNKCITQSLDEAWAHHIQRLMVIGNFALLAGIDPDHVDAWYLGIYIDAIQWVEVTNTRGMSQFADGGIVGSKPYVASAAYINKMSDHCKHCHYNYKARHGEKACPFNSLYWNFFDRNADKLEKNPRIGMAYVTLKKMKPDEKEKTMLQAETYLNNLNEL; translated from the coding sequence ATGCCCAAAACTTTACGGTTAATATTAGGCGATCAGCTTAACAGCGCCCACAGCTGGTTGCAACATACCAACGATGAGGCGACCTACCTCATGCTCGAGATCATGCAGGAGCAGGAGTACGTAATGCACAACGTGCAAAAGATCCTGGCATTTTTTGGCGCCATGCGCAACTTTGCCCACCACCTCACCAAAGCCGGTCACCGGGTGATCTACTTGAATTTAGATGATCAAGGCAACGAGCAGGACCTGGAAAAGAACATCAAAAAGATCATCAAAAAAGAGAAGATCGAGCTATTTGAATATCAATTGCCTGATGAATACCGGCTGGATGAGCAGCTCAAGGATATTTGCAAAGGCTTAAACATCAATACCGGCGTAGCCGATACCGAGCACTTTTTGACGGAGCGCATGGAGGTGCATGATTTTTTTGGCGGCAAAAAACGTTACCTAATGGAGAACTTTTACCGCCACATGCGCAGCAAGAACCACATCCTGATGCATGGCGATGAACCCGAGGGCGACCGCTGGAACTTTGACGCCGATAATCGTAACAAGTATGATGGTAAGGTGCCGCTGCAAGACGCCTTACGATTTGACCATGATGTATCATCCCTCAAAAAGATGATCGATAAGATGGGCGTGAAATACTTTGGCGGCTTTGATGAAGAGCACCTGCCCTGGCCGCTCAGCAGGCAGGAGGCTTTAAAGGTGCTGGAATATTTTTGCGAACATCTGCTCCCCCACTTTGGTACTTACGAAGATGCCATGCTGCAGGAGCATAGCAGTTTGTTCCACTCGCGGATATCGTTCGCGCAGAACGTTAAGCTGATATCACCGGCCGAGATCGTGGGTAAGGTGATCAGCCATTATCAAAGCAACAAAAACAAGATCAGCCTGGCCCAGGTAGAAGGCTACATCAGGCAGGTGATCGGCTGGCGCGAATTTATGCGGGGCGTTTACTGGGCGCACATGCCTGGCTATGACCAAAAGAACTTTTTTGGCCACAAGACCGAGATACCCCACTGGTTTTGGGATGGCAAGACCAAGATGAACTGCCTGAACAAGTGCATTACCCAGTCATTGGATGAGGCCTGGGCGCATCACATCCAACGCCTCATGGTGATCGGTAACTTTGCCTTGCTGGCGGGCATAGACCCTGACCACGTGGACGCCTGGTACCTGGGTATCTACATCGACGCTATACAATGGGTGGAGGTCACCAACACCCGGGGCATGAGCCAATTTGCCGATGGCGGCATCGTTGGGTCAAAGCCCTATGTGGCCTCAGCGGCTTACATTAACAAGATGAGCGATCACTGTAAGCATTGCCACTACAATTATAAGGCAAGACATGGCGAGAAAGCTTGCCCGTTCAATAGCCTGTATTGGAACTTTTTTGACCGCAATGCCGACAAGCTGGAAAAGAACCCGCGCATCGGTATGGCTTACGTGACCCTCAAAAAGATGAAACCCGACGAAAAAGAAAAGACCATGCTGCAGGCCGAGACCTACCTCAATAACCTGAACGAGTTGTAA
- a CDS encoding ThuA domain-containing protein: protein MLLVIPTFRRAALCCLLWSLAVLSFAQTKPFKVIAFYTAKADLAHISFVHEANRWFPQMAKKYHFTYDSTNNWKNLDTAFLKNYQVVLFLDTRPEDPDQRKAFEHYMKHGGAWMGFHFSAFALSPSAIPQNWDWYHNTFLGSGQYGSNTWRPTSAVLRVEDQHPTTRSLPRTFKASPNEWYRWQNDLRTNPDIRILLAIDSTSFPLGTGPKPNEIWHSGYYPVVWTNKNYRMIYVNMGHNDMDYEHKYDNTNRTLSHTFSNKEQDQFIINALLWLGRSK, encoded by the coding sequence ATGCTTTTAGTTATCCCAACTTTCAGGCGGGCCGCCTTGTGCTGTCTGTTATGGAGCTTAGCCGTTTTGAGCTTTGCCCAAACCAAACCATTTAAGGTGATCGCCTTTTACACGGCCAAGGCCGACCTGGCACACATCAGTTTTGTGCACGAGGCCAACCGCTGGTTCCCGCAAATGGCCAAAAAGTATCACTTCACTTACGACTCGACCAATAATTGGAAGAACCTCGACACCGCTTTCCTTAAAAACTACCAGGTGGTACTCTTCCTGGATACCCGGCCCGAAGACCCTGACCAGCGCAAGGCCTTTGAACATTACATGAAGCACGGCGGCGCCTGGATGGGTTTCCACTTTTCGGCCTTTGCGCTTTCCCCTTCGGCCATACCACAAAACTGGGATTGGTATCATAACACCTTTTTAGGGTCGGGACAGTATGGTAGTAATACGTGGAGGCCAACATCGGCCGTATTAAGGGTGGAGGACCAACACCCGACCACACGATCACTGCCCCGCACGTTCAAGGCATCGCCAAATGAGTGGTACCGCTGGCAGAACGACCTGCGCACGAACCCTGATATCAGGATATTGCTTGCCATCGATAGCACCAGCTTTCCGCTGGGCACTGGTCCTAAACCAAACGAGATATGGCATAGCGGCTACTACCCCGTGGTATGGACCAACAAGAACTACCGGATGATCTACGTGAACATGGGCCATAACGATATGGACTACGAGCATAAGTATGATAACACCAACCGAACCCTCTCTCATACCTTTAGCAATAAGGAGCAGGATCAGTTCATCATTAATGCATTATTGTGGCTGGGGAGGTCAAAATAA
- a CDS encoding 2-oxoglutarate dehydrogenase E1 component, with amino-acid sequence MDRLTYVNSGNAAYIDSLYEAYKQDPDSVEFGWQKFFEGFDLGQEKGAGAAAGAEGGAAPEHVLKEINVLNMINGYRTRGHLFTKTNPVRERRKYYPGKELETFGLTEADMDTVFNAGVEVGLGPAKLRDIRQLLEDTYCQAIGAEYKYMRNPIKTKWFEERMESKRNKPSFNKEEKTRMLKKINQAVGFENFLGTKFLGQKRFSLEGAESLIPALDSVIEKGSKLGIEEFTIGMAHRGRLNVLANIMGKTYKEIFAEFEGKNYDMESSFGGDVKYHLGFSTDIETSNGKKVHLSLCPNPSHLETVGPVVEGITRAKIDGKYEGDHDRIAPILIHGDASVAGQGIIYEVLQMEKLDGYKTGGTVHLVINNQIGFTTNFKDARSSTYCTDIAKTVLSPVFHVNGDDVEALAYVINLAMEYRQEFNEDVFIDILCYRRYGHNESDEPKFTQPTLYKAIEAHPNPREIYYKKLLAEGSIDEASAKAIEKEFKELLQKQLDETKAEARVQASNVMFAGSWQGLHLPTKEEVYATADTAVSESELLEIGQKITELPAGKTFFKKIEKLFEDRRKMVNETKTFDWAMGELLAYGTLLKEDHPVRLSGEDVKRGTFSHRHAVVTLPDTDEEYTPLQNIGADAKFSIYNSLLSEYGVLGFDYGYALANPNALTIWEAQFGDFVNGAQIIVDQYLVSAETKWQRGNGLVMLLPHGYEGQGPEHSSARIERFMEGCADNNIQVANCTTPANFFHILRRQLHRHFRKPLVIFSPKSLLRHPACVSKIEEFTQGGFQEVIDDKFTTDTKKVKRVLFCSGKIYYELLEKQQADKRSDVAIVRVEQLYPTPVLEMQAIKTKYSNAKEFVWVQEEPENMGAWPYMLRKFRKSELQLDVISRKEASSPATGYAKQHASQQLYIISKAFETPVSDQQKEKVKSTAKKMAETNAD; translated from the coding sequence ATGGATCGTCTCACTTATGTTAATAGCGGAAACGCGGCCTATATAGATTCTTTATACGAAGCATATAAACAAGACCCTGACTCGGTAGAGTTCGGTTGGCAAAAATTCTTCGAAGGCTTTGACCTCGGTCAGGAAAAAGGCGCCGGCGCTGCTGCCGGAGCCGAAGGGGGCGCCGCTCCCGAGCACGTGTTGAAAGAGATCAACGTGCTTAATATGATCAACGGTTACCGTACCCGCGGTCACCTTTTCACCAAAACAAATCCCGTTCGCGAGCGTCGCAAATACTATCCGGGCAAAGAGCTGGAGACCTTCGGTTTGACCGAGGCCGATATGGATACCGTATTTAATGCAGGCGTTGAAGTAGGCTTAGGTCCGGCTAAACTGCGCGACATCCGTCAGCTGTTAGAAGATACTTACTGCCAGGCCATTGGTGCCGAGTATAAATACATGCGTAACCCGATCAAGACCAAGTGGTTCGAGGAGCGTATGGAAAGCAAGCGTAACAAACCTTCTTTTAACAAAGAAGAGAAGACCCGCATGCTGAAAAAGATCAACCAGGCCGTTGGCTTCGAGAACTTTTTGGGTACTAAATTCCTGGGTCAAAAACGTTTCTCACTGGAAGGTGCCGAATCACTGATCCCGGCGCTTGACTCGGTGATCGAAAAAGGTTCAAAACTGGGTATCGAAGAATTTACCATTGGTATGGCTCACCGCGGTCGTTTGAACGTGCTGGCCAACATCATGGGTAAGACCTATAAAGAGATCTTTGCTGAGTTTGAAGGCAAGAACTACGATATGGAATCATCATTCGGTGGCGACGTTAAATACCACTTAGGTTTCTCCACCGATATCGAGACCTCTAACGGTAAAAAGGTTCACCTGAGCCTTTGCCCTAACCCTTCGCACCTCGAGACCGTTGGTCCGGTGGTAGAGGGTATCACCCGTGCCAAGATCGATGGTAAATATGAAGGTGATCATGACCGCATCGCACCGATCCTGATCCATGGTGATGCTTCGGTAGCTGGTCAGGGTATCATTTACGAGGTTCTTCAGATGGAGAAACTCGACGGTTACAAGACCGGTGGTACCGTGCACCTGGTGATCAACAACCAGATCGGTTTTACCACTAACTTTAAGGATGCCCGTTCGAGCACTTACTGTACCGATATCGCCAAAACGGTATTGTCGCCGGTGTTCCACGTTAACGGTGATGATGTTGAGGCATTGGCCTACGTGATCAACCTGGCCATGGAGTACCGTCAGGAGTTCAACGAGGACGTGTTCATCGACATTTTGTGCTACCGTCGTTACGGTCACAACGAGTCGGATGAGCCTAAGTTTACCCAACCAACATTGTACAAAGCGATCGAAGCGCACCCTAACCCGCGCGAGATCTATTATAAAAAATTACTGGCCGAAGGCAGCATCGACGAGGCCAGCGCCAAAGCCATTGAAAAGGAATTCAAAGAGTTGCTGCAAAAGCAACTGGATGAGACCAAGGCCGAAGCCCGTGTACAGGCCAGCAATGTGATGTTCGCCGGTTCATGGCAAGGTTTGCATCTGCCTACTAAAGAGGAGGTGTATGCCACTGCTGATACCGCAGTAAGCGAAAGTGAACTGTTAGAGATCGGTCAAAAGATCACTGAACTTCCGGCAGGTAAGACCTTCTTCAAGAAGATCGAAAAACTGTTCGAAGATCGCCGTAAAATGGTTAACGAGACCAAGACCTTTGACTGGGCCATGGGCGAGTTACTGGCCTACGGTACCTTATTAAAAGAGGATCACCCGGTACGCCTGAGCGGTGAGGACGTAAAACGTGGTACTTTCTCTCACCGTCATGCGGTGGTGACCCTGCCTGATACTGATGAGGAGTACACTCCGCTACAAAATATCGGTGCTGATGCCAAATTCAGCATTTATAACTCTTTACTGTCAGAGTATGGTGTGTTAGGTTTTGATTATGGTTACGCTTTAGCTAACCCTAACGCCCTCACCATCTGGGAAGCTCAATTCGGTGACTTTGTGAACGGTGCACAGATCATTGTGGATCAGTACCTGGTAAGTGCCGAAACCAAATGGCAACGTGGTAACGGTTTGGTGATGTTATTGCCACATGGTTACGAAGGTCAGGGTCCTGAGCACTCATCAGCCCGTATCGAGCGTTTTATGGAAGGTTGTGCCGATAACAACATCCAGGTGGCCAACTGTACCACCCCGGCTAACTTCTTCCACATCCTGCGCCGCCAGTTGCACCGTCACTTCCGTAAGCCATTGGTGATCTTCTCGCCAAAAAGCTTGCTGCGTCACCCCGCCTGCGTGTCAAAGATCGAGGAGTTCACTCAAGGTGGTTTCCAGGAAGTGATCGACGATAAGTTCACTACCGACACCAAAAAGGTTAAACGCGTACTGTTCTGCAGCGGTAAGATCTATTACGAATTGCTGGAGAAACAACAAGCTGATAAGCGCAGTGATGTTGCCATCGTACGTGTTGAGCAACTATATCCTACACCGGTACTGGAGATGCAAGCCATCAAGACCAAATACAGCAACGCTAAAGAATTCGTTTGGGTACAGGAAGAGCCTGAGAACATGGGCGCATGGCCTTACATGCTGCGCAAGTTCCGCAAGAGCGAGTTGCAGCTTGACGTGATCTCACGCAAGGAAGCTTCGAGCCCGGCCACCGGTTACGCCAAGCAACATGCTTCACAGCAGCTGTACATCATATCAAAAGCTTTTGAAACTCCGGTAAGCGACCAGCAAAAGGAGAAAGTAAAAAGCACCGCCAAAAAAATGGCCGAAACTAACGCAGACTAA